A section of the Caviibacter abscessus genome encodes:
- a CDS encoding DUF1700 domain-containing protein — MKAREFMRNLDKYLKDFPYDEKIELFKYYEEYFQDLNLEKDDEIPESMDPKKIANDILLEYNIRNTKNNKKSSNPFSFMVLLILTIIGAPLSIPIIIAFIVVLFSIIAIIFALILAFGILIFIVPSVIIYYTVFLGTYVSSLITIGSLITTCGLMILTYGIIKFLFNIIANIYNKILIWIYDKIKK, encoded by the coding sequence ATGAAAGCCAGAGAATTTATGAGAAATTTAGACAAATATTTGAAAGATTTTCCATATGATGAAAAAATAGAACTTTTCAAATATTATGAAGAGTACTTTCAAGATTTAAATTTAGAAAAAGATGATGAAATTCCTGAAAGTATGGATCCTAAAAAAATAGCAAATGATATATTATTAGAATACAATATAAGAAATACTAAAAATAATAAAAAAAGTTCCAATCCATTTTCATTTATGGTACTTTTAATTTTAACTATAATAGGAGCTCCACTTTCAATTCCAATAATTATAGCATTTATAGTAGTTTTATTTTCAATCATAGCTATTATATTCGCTTTAATTTTAGCTTTTGGTATATTAATATTTATTGTTCCATCAGTAATAATTTATTATACTGTATTCCTAGGTACATATGTAAGCTCACTAATAACTATCGGTTCTCTAATAACTACCTGTGGTTTAATGATCCTAACATATGGAATTATAAAATTCCTATTTAATATTATTGCTAATATTTATAATAAAATCTTAATTTGGATATATGATAAAATAAAAAAATAG
- a CDS encoding ABC transporter permease, translating into MKKYIKYILIIVAIFFIFINIKNPSRMSDNNPLSAPSIHHVLGTDNLGRDIYTRLLWGTFNTLAISLLSILLSTVVGTIIGGISGYFGGYIDLALQTFIEIILSIPSILIAITVVVIMGSGFYSIIFAIFLMYLPLIVNYSRGLTIKEKDKEYIMAAKTYGVKNIRIILKHILPNIKKYVIINFVINFSKGILTEAGLGFLGIGIESSVPTLGNMLNISQSYFLVAPWFTLSAGIMIIILVYIANEIAKRGAN; encoded by the coding sequence ATGAAAAAGTACATAAAATATATATTAATAATAGTTGCTATATTTTTTATATTTATTAATATAAAAAATCCCAGTAGAATGTCAGATAATAACCCATTATCTGCCCCAAGTATACATCATGTATTAGGAACGGATAATCTTGGCAGAGATATATATACAAGACTTTTATGGGGAACCTTTAATACTTTAGCAATATCTTTACTTTCTATATTATTGTCAACTGTTGTTGGAACAATTATTGGTGGGATATCAGGCTATTTTGGAGGCTATATTGATTTAGCCTTACAAACGTTTATTGAAATTATTTTATCCATTCCATCTATACTTATAGCTATAACAGTTGTAGTTATAATGGGTTCAGGATTTTATTCAATAATATTTGCTATATTTTTAATGTATTTACCTCTTATAGTCAATTATTCAAGAGGTTTAACAATTAAAGAAAAAGACAAAGAATACATAATGGCAGCAAAAACGTATGGAGTAAAAAATATTAGAATAATATTAAAACACATATTACCAAATATAAAAAAATATGTGATTATAAATTTTGTAATAAATTTTTCAAAAGGTATACTAACAGAAGCAGGATTAGGTTTTTTAGGAATTGGAATTGAAAGTTCAGTACCTACACTTGGAAATATGTTAAATATATCTCAGTCGTATTTTTTAGTAGCACCGTGGTTTACTTTATCTGCGGGTATCATGATTATTATATTGGTATATATTGCAAATGAGATTGCAAAAAGAGGAGCGAATTAA
- a CDS encoding ABC transporter substrate-binding protein translates to MKYFLTLFSTLFLFLSCGINQSNSSINTAMTTDIDSINPYKLVSSNSKQIMYNVYEGLVMPDENGDVVPAIAKSYSVSNDGLTYEFVIRNDVYFHNGEKLVLDDVLFSLKKVKELKFQEAFENIKSIEAKDENTLLIHLNEPDSSFIYYLTTAIVSKKTFYSIDTKENGTGAYKIKTYKNEQKLVLEKFDKYYGQKANINTININISPNSQTNFLKLLSGEYNFLTTIDVKREKELKNFTVIKQVQNMVFMMGINNEKVPKNERLGLATYINKDDIIAKTSNNNSVKIYSSMSPILKKYYNDNITEIGIHGESIMGKTYTLKIPTNDKIYIETAQIIKSQFEKMSVKIKIVEMEFSAWLKEVYTNRDFELTLIGLSGKLDPNSILRRYTSTYKRNFINFNNKEYDKLISEAKKTADDNKKVENYKKAQQILVSEGSSVYIMDPAFIVAHSKNISGYTQYAIPYINFAKLKFGEN, encoded by the coding sequence TTGAAGTATTTTTTAACTTTATTTTCAACTTTATTTTTGTTTTTATCTTGTGGTATAAATCAATCAAATAGTAGTATAAATACTGCAATGACTACAGATATTGATAGTATAAATCCATATAAATTGGTTTCAAGTAATAGTAAACAAATAATGTATAATGTGTATGAAGGATTAGTCATGCCAGATGAAAATGGAGATGTTGTACCAGCAATAGCAAAATCTTATTCAGTGTCAAATGATGGTTTAACATATGAATTTGTTATAAGAAATGATGTATATTTTCATAATGGCGAAAAACTGGTATTAGACGATGTGTTATTTTCTTTAAAAAAAGTTAAAGAATTAAAATTTCAAGAAGCATTTGAAAATATTAAAAGCATAGAAGCAAAAGATGAAAATACTCTTTTAATTCATTTAAATGAACCTGATTCATCATTTATTTATTATTTAACTACTGCAATAGTAAGTAAAAAAACATTTTATAGTATAGATACTAAAGAAAATGGAACAGGTGCATATAAAATAAAAACATATAAAAATGAACAAAAATTAGTATTGGAAAAATTTGATAAATATTATGGTCAAAAAGCCAATATAAATACTATAAATATAAATATAAGCCCAAATTCACAAACAAATTTTTTAAAATTATTAAGTGGGGAATATAACTTTTTAACAACAATAGATGTAAAAAGAGAAAAAGAACTTAAAAACTTTACTGTTATAAAACAAGTGCAAAACATGGTATTTATGATGGGTATAAACAATGAAAAAGTACCTAAAAATGAAAGACTTGGTCTTGCAACGTACATTAATAAAGATGATATAATAGCAAAAACTTCAAATAACAATTCAGTAAAAATTTATTCAAGTATGAGTCCTATACTTAAAAAGTATTATAATGACAATATAACAGAAATAGGTATACATGGAGAGAGTATTATGGGAAAAACATATACTTTAAAAATACCTACAAATGATAAAATTTATATTGAAACAGCACAAATTATAAAATCGCAATTTGAAAAAATGAGCGTTAAGATTAAAATAGTTGAAATGGAGTTTTCTGCTTGGTTAAAAGAAGTTTATACAAATAGAGACTTTGAATTGACATTAATAGGTCTTAGCGGTAAGTTAGATCCAAATTCAATTTTAAGAAGATATACAAGTACTTATAAAAGAAACTTTATAAACTTTAATAATAAAGAATATGATAAATTAATATCAGAAGCTAAAAAAACAGCTGATGATAACAAAAAAGTTGAAAATTACAAAAAAGCACAACAAATATTAGTGAGCGAAGGTTCATCCGTATATATCATGGATCCTGCATTTATAGTAGCTCACTCAAAAAATATTTCAGGATATACACAATATGCAATTCCTTATATAAATTTTGCTAAGTTAAAATTTGGAGAAAATTAA
- a CDS encoding PspC domain-containing protein → MTNKNLYRSSTNKKIFGIAGGIGEYFNIDPTIVRVLWLLSIFLGLPIIIYFILYFIIPEQTNYWD, encoded by the coding sequence ATGACAAATAAAAATTTATATCGTAGCAGTACAAATAAAAAAATATTTGGAATAGCAGGAGGTATTGGCGAATATTTCAACATTGACCCTACTATAGTAAGAGTTTTATGGCTATTATCAATATTTTTAGGACTACCCATAATAATTTATTTCATACTTTATTTTATAATACCTGAACAAACAAATTATTGGGACTAA
- a CDS encoding PadR family transcriptional regulator, translating to MQLTSDFLELCVLSSLVNDDLYGYILTQSLQNKINISESTLYPVLRRLKSKNFVSFYDKNYQGRNRRYYKITENGLEELKRYITEWEELQQQINSFLKEANL from the coding sequence ATGCAATTAACAAGTGATTTTTTAGAACTGTGTGTGCTTTCCAGTCTTGTAAATGATGATTTATACGGATATATTTTAACTCAATCATTACAAAATAAAATAAATATAAGTGAATCAACTTTGTATCCCGTACTAAGACGATTAAAAAGTAAAAACTTTGTAAGTTTTTATGATAAAAATTACCAAGGCAGAAATAGAAGATATTATAAAATAACAGAAAATGGACTTGAAGAATTAAAAAGGTATATAACTGAATGGGAAGAGCTACAACAACAAATTAATTCATTCCTTAAGGAGGCAAATTTATGA
- a CDS encoding ABC transporter permease, with protein MFYIKKIAKMIFSIYIISTISFFIISLIPGEPATSILGVDASYENLELLRKTLGLDKPLITRYFLWLKKAIMGDFGISFKYSQPVKDLILERLPLTIAISLISLAIIFTISILLSFYLNKKKKYSKFWDIILNLSISIPSFWIGIIFIFVFSVMLRLTSVSYNNTITSLIFPCIIISIPKIGHITKNIKENLYVETRQEYVKYLYSNGMKLKYLNLYVLKNSLLPVLSIFGLIIIDLITGIVIVEQIFSIPGIGRLMTVAVYTRDIPLVQALIVYTSFVIILINFLVDVLYSVLDPRIKLGDVK; from the coding sequence ATGTTTTATATAAAAAAAATAGCAAAAATGATTTTTAGTATATATATAATATCAACTATTTCATTTTTCATTATTTCTCTTATACCTGGAGAACCTGCAACCAGTATATTAGGTGTTGATGCTTCTTATGAAAATTTAGAACTTTTAAGAAAAACATTAGGTTTAGACAAACCTTTAATTACTAGATATTTTTTATGGTTGAAAAAAGCAATAATGGGTGATTTTGGAATATCTTTTAAGTATTCACAACCAGTTAAAGATTTGATACTTGAAAGGTTACCGCTTACAATAGCGATATCTTTAATTTCACTTGCAATTATTTTTACAATCTCAATATTATTATCGTTTTATTTAAATAAAAAGAAAAAATACAGTAAATTTTGGGATATTATTTTAAACCTAAGTATATCAATACCTTCATTTTGGATAGGAATAATATTTATATTTGTATTTTCTGTTATGTTAAGGCTTACAAGTGTAAGTTACAATAATACAATTACATCTTTAATTTTTCCTTGTATTATAATATCAATTCCTAAAATAGGGCATATTACAAAAAATATAAAGGAAAATTTATATGTGGAAACAAGACAGGAATATGTAAAATATCTATATTCAAATGGTATGAAATTGAAATATTTAAATTTATATGTACTGAAAAATTCATTGCTGCCGGTACTTTCTATTTTTGGATTAATAATTATTGACCTTATAACAGGCATAGTCATAGTTGAACAAATATTTTCTATACCAGGAATTGGTAGACTTATGACAGTTGCTGTGTATACTAGAGATATACCTTTAGTTCAGGCTTTAATTGTATATACATCATTTGTTATTATACTTATTAATTTTCTTGTTGATGTACTATACTCTGTATTAGATCCTAGAATAAAATTAGGTGATGTAAAATGA
- the secY gene encoding preprotein translocase subunit SecY, producing MTLSEAITTRLKSIVKVRELRRRVIFTLLMFMVARIGIHITVPGINMALFKQFTNNPLAQFLDLFSGGAIQRASIFSLGIAPYINASIVFQLLGVLYPKIEEMQREGGKQREKVTQWTRYLAILIAFGQSIFSVVLLQTQKIVLEPGITFTITTVALMTGGAAFLMWLSERISIKGIGNGTSMLIFLNIVSNLPQVAYRLFTSLHSSTKGQILLTSSVVLFIALIVILVIIQLGERRIPIQYVGKSSRGFGQGPSTVGKKTYLPIKINTAGVMPIIFASMLMVIPTSIGTFLVKDATKKAYWSQLLGQTGWVYLALTAILIILFSFFYTAIVFDPDKVADSLKQSGGTLPLKRAGRETADYLENIVTLITYGTAVFLAILGILPNLWFGYVLNLPVMLGGTSLIILVGVAVDLIQQIDSHLAVKKYKSFITNRRDR from the coding sequence TTGACATTATCTGAAGCAATTACAACAAGACTAAAATCTATTGTAAAAGTAAGAGAGCTAAGAAGAAGAGTTATATTCACTCTTTTAATGTTTATGGTTGCCAGAATTGGTATTCATATTACAGTTCCTGGAATTAATATGGCACTATTTAAGCAGTTTACTAATAATCCATTAGCACAATTTTTAGATTTGTTTTCAGGAGGGGCAATACAAAGAGCATCAATATTCTCTTTAGGTATAGCACCATACATTAATGCATCTATAGTATTTCAATTATTAGGTGTTTTATATCCTAAAATAGAAGAAATGCAAAGAGAAGGTGGAAAACAAAGAGAAAAAGTTACACAATGGACAAGATATCTTGCAATATTAATTGCGTTTGGGCAATCAATATTTAGTGTTGTTTTATTACAAACTCAAAAAATAGTACTTGAACCAGGAATAACATTTACTATCACAACTGTAGCACTTATGACAGGTGGAGCAGCATTTCTTATGTGGCTATCTGAAAGGATATCAATAAAAGGAATTGGAAACGGAACATCAATGCTTATATTTTTAAATATAGTTTCTAATTTACCACAAGTTGCTTACCGTTTATTTACAAGTCTACACTCATCAACAAAAGGACAAATATTATTAACAAGTTCTGTTGTTTTATTTATAGCACTTATAGTGATATTAGTAATAATTCAACTAGGAGAAAGAAGAATACCTATACAATATGTAGGAAAATCTAGTAGAGGCTTTGGTCAAGGACCAAGTACAGTAGGTAAAAAAACATATTTACCTATTAAAATCAATACAGCTGGAGTTATGCCTATAATCTTTGCTTCAATGCTTATGGTTATACCTACTTCAATTGGAACATTTCTTGTTAAAGATGCGACTAAAAAAGCTTATTGGAGCCAACTTCTAGGTCAAACAGGATGGGTATATTTAGCACTAACAGCAATTTTAATTATACTTTTCTCATTCTTTTATACAGCAATAGTATTTGATCCTGATAAAGTTGCAGATAGTTTAAAACAAAGTGGTGGAACACTACCATTAAAAAGAGCAGGTAGAGAAACAGCTGACTATTTAGAAAATATTGTTACACTAATTACATATGGTACAGCAGTATTTCTAGCAATACTTGGTATATTACCTAACTTATGGTTTGGATATGTACTTAATTTACCTGTTATGCTTGGTGGAACAAGTCTAATAATATTAGTTGGGGTAGCAGTAGATCTAATTCAACAAATAGACTCTCATTTAGCAGTAAAAAAATATAAGAGCTTTATAACTAATAGAAGAGATAGATAA